One genomic window of Candidatus Obscuribacterales bacterium includes the following:
- a CDS encoding acetolactate synthase large subunit, whose product DRAAAAITHANNPLILAGNGVLRSQASEALTALATQLNIPVVNTFMGKGAISYTHPLSLWTFGLQQRDYISCGFDSADLIIAIGYDLVEYSPKRWNPDGTMPIVHIGQISAEIDSSYIPLADVVGDISDSLWELLKRVTRQGKPEPRALDLRQDIVADYEQYASDDAFPIKPQKLIYDLRQVLGPDDIVISDVGAHKMWMARHYHSEQPNTCIISNGFAAMGIAIPGAIAAKLVAPNRKVVAVSGDGGFMMNCQELETALRIGTPFVTIIFNDGGYGLIEWKQRNQYGEPAFIKFGNPDFVKFAESMGLKGYRLESTLDFVPMLKDALNQSVPAVIDCPIDYRENLLFTQKAGDLSCPI is encoded by the coding sequence TGGATCGGGCGGCGGCGGCCATTACCCATGCCAACAATCCGTTGATCTTGGCGGGGAATGGAGTGTTGCGATCGCAGGCCAGTGAGGCGCTCACTGCTCTCGCCACTCAGCTCAATATTCCTGTTGTCAACACCTTTATGGGTAAGGGAGCCATTTCCTACACCCATCCCCTGTCCCTGTGGACCTTTGGTCTGCAGCAGCGGGACTATATTAGCTGCGGGTTTGACAGCGCCGATTTAATTATTGCCATCGGCTACGACTTGGTGGAATATTCTCCCAAACGCTGGAACCCGGATGGCACCATGCCCATTGTGCATATTGGGCAAATCTCAGCAGAAATTGACAGTAGCTATATTCCCCTAGCGGACGTGGTGGGGGATATTTCTGACTCGTTGTGGGAGTTGCTGAAGCGGGTCACGCGACAAGGTAAACCCGAACCCCGCGCCCTCGACCTACGCCAGGATATCGTAGCGGACTATGAGCAGTATGCCAGTGATGATGCGTTTCCCATCAAGCCCCAGAAGCTGATCTACGATCTGCGCCAAGTGCTAGGGCCAGACGATATTGTGATTTCTGATGTGGGAGCCCACAAGATGTGGATGGCGCGCCACTACCATTCTGAACAGCCCAATACCTGTATTATTTCCAACGGATTTGCTGCAATGGGCATCGCCATTCCAGGGGCGATCGCGGCTAAGCTGGTTGCGCCCAATCGTAAGGTGGTGGCAGTCTCGGGCGATGGCGGGTTTATGATGAACTGCCAGGAGCTAGAAACGGCTCTGCGCATTGGCACGCCTTTTGTCACTATTATTTTCAACGACGGCGGCTATGGCCTGATCGAATGGAAGCAGCGCAATCAGTATGGCGAACCGGCTTTCATCAAGTTTGGCAATCCCGATTTTGTTAAATTTGCCGAAAGTATGGGTCTCAAGGGCTATCGTTTGGAATCGACCCTAGACTTTGTGCCTATGCTCAAGGATGCCCTCAACCAATCGGTGCCAGCGGTGATCGACTGCCCCATCGACTATCGGGAAAACCTACTGTTTACCCAGAAAGCTGGGGATTTAAGCTGCCCTATCTAG